A single genomic interval of Cupriavidus necator harbors:
- a CDS encoding AAA family ATPase: MRPLHLTLQAFGPFAATEQVDFTRLGEQAFVLIHGPTGAGKTTLLDAICFALYGDTSGGERSAQAMRSANAAPALRTEVTLEFSLGAQRWRVVRSPVQERPKQRGEGWVTEPAKAQLDLHDGNDWISKASQPARVSDAVRDLLGFDSAQFRQVIVLPQGRFRELLTASSQARQAILERLFRTELYRRVEELLKAEAAVIRRDAERITIQRDEALRQVGVESAQALAEGIEALQAELQALQGQEQGARATLAAAQAALGAGEQVAARLRERQQAQAAHAALLARQPAMEHERARLHAAQRAARVRPALQAWQAAQRDQAASAVALTQSGEQAARAAQQATQAAAALQAEKARAEARQSAQRRVSQLADMLPRAQQLGAQLAALQAAEARQVAAATARERAAAQLATRQADAVGAESALAQGQLAAAQAQATALQLAALQERARQLDRHQQAVRALDAANAQAANAAAAEQQALRQREQCRAALAEAEAAWRAGQAARLAASLAAGDACPVCGSTAHPAPAQHVAAPLSDQALEQARHAALEAESHAVRCTGQHQAAQAAIAQARERLDELAQALGEVGDESARKLKAEITGLEAALAEGRQAAASLAQREAAIVSCRTALAAADAASRDATAGAEAAAQALAHCRGEWQANSAQVPEDSRDPVALGEALRQAQAMLAALEQALVAAQAAERQAAADAAGAQAGLVSAQQAQAQASNRLAEAESVLAQALAQQGFADVPAHAAACLGDDAMQALDATLRAFDTQLATAADWRERAEAAAQALDAPDLDGLRAARDASAAAVEALVRQQAERGRSRDTLLQCQLRLQQLDAQGRDIEARYAVLGRLAEVANGNNPRRMTFQRFVLATLLDEVLEAASARLLAMSRGRYVLQRVREQADQRSAGGLDIEVFDHDTGAARPANTLSGGEGFLASLSLALGLADVVQSRAGGIQLDTLFVDEGFGTLDPESLDFAIRTLLDLQQAGRLVGIISHVTELRERIDVRLEVRPGVGGSRVLLTGVATLA; this comes from the coding sequence ATGAGACCGCTGCATTTGACGCTGCAGGCCTTCGGTCCCTTTGCCGCGACCGAGCAGGTCGATTTCACGCGGCTGGGCGAGCAGGCCTTCGTACTGATCCATGGCCCCACCGGCGCGGGCAAGACCACGCTGCTCGACGCGATCTGCTTTGCGCTGTACGGCGATACCTCCGGCGGCGAGCGCAGTGCGCAGGCCATGCGCAGCGCCAACGCCGCGCCCGCGCTGCGCACCGAGGTGACGCTGGAGTTCAGCCTGGGCGCGCAGCGCTGGCGCGTGGTGCGCTCGCCGGTACAGGAGCGGCCCAAGCAGCGCGGCGAGGGCTGGGTGACCGAGCCGGCCAAGGCCCAGCTGGACCTGCATGACGGCAACGACTGGATCAGCAAGGCCAGCCAGCCCGCCAGGGTCAGCGACGCCGTGCGCGACTTGCTGGGTTTCGACAGTGCCCAGTTCCGCCAGGTGATCGTGCTGCCGCAGGGGCGCTTCCGTGAATTGCTGACCGCCAGTTCGCAGGCGCGCCAGGCCATTCTGGAGCGCCTGTTCCGCACCGAGTTGTACCGGCGCGTGGAAGAGCTGCTGAAGGCCGAGGCCGCCGTCATCCGCCGCGATGCCGAGCGCATCACCATCCAGCGCGACGAAGCGCTGCGCCAGGTTGGGGTGGAATCGGCGCAGGCGCTGGCAGAGGGAATCGAGGCCTTGCAGGCCGAGTTGCAGGCGCTGCAGGGGCAGGAACAGGGCGCGCGGGCCACGCTGGCCGCAGCGCAGGCGGCGCTGGGTGCCGGCGAGCAGGTGGCGGCGCGGTTGCGGGAACGCCAGCAGGCGCAGGCCGCGCACGCGGCGCTGCTGGCGCGCCAGCCAGCCATGGAGCATGAGCGCGCGCGCCTGCACGCCGCCCAGCGCGCCGCGCGTGTCAGGCCGGCACTGCAGGCGTGGCAAGCCGCGCAGCGCGACCAGGCCGCCAGCGCCGTTGCCTTGACGCAGTCTGGCGAGCAGGCGGCGCGCGCCGCGCAACAGGCCACGCAGGCGGCTGCCGCCTTGCAGGCCGAAAAGGCACGCGCTGAAGCGCGCCAGTCCGCGCAGAGGCGGGTTTCGCAGCTGGCAGACATGCTGCCGCGCGCGCAGCAGCTGGGTGCGCAGCTGGCCGCGCTGCAGGCGGCCGAAGCCAGGCAGGTGGCAGCCGCCACTGCGCGCGAACGCGCCGCCGCACAGCTTGCCACGCGGCAAGCCGATGCCGTTGGCGCGGAGTCCGCGCTGGCGCAAGGCCAGCTTGCTGCCGCGCAGGCACAGGCCACGGCGTTGCAGCTGGCCGCGTTGCAGGAACGCGCGCGGCAGCTTGACCGTCATCAGCAAGCTGTCCGGGCACTGGATGCCGCGAACGCACAGGCGGCCAATGCCGCCGCTGCCGAACAGCAAGCCCTGCGCCAGCGCGAGCAGTGCCGCGCCGCGCTGGCCGAAGCGGAAGCCGCCTGGCGCGCCGGGCAGGCCGCGCGGCTGGCCGCAAGCCTGGCAGCGGGCGATGCCTGCCCGGTCTGCGGCAGCACCGCGCACCCGGCACCGGCGCAGCACGTGGCGGCGCCGCTGTCGGACCAGGCGCTGGAGCAGGCCCGCCACGCCGCGCTCGAGGCTGAATCCCATGCGGTGCGCTGCACCGGCCAGCACCAGGCGGCACAAGCTGCCATTGCCCAGGCGCGCGAGCGGCTGGACGAACTGGCGCAGGCGCTGGGCGAGGTCGGCGACGAGTCCGCCCGCAAGCTGAAAGCCGAGATCACGGGACTGGAAGCGGCACTGGCCGAAGGCCGGCAAGCGGCGGCAAGCCTTGCGCAACGCGAAGCCGCCATCGTCAGCTGCCGCACGGCGCTCGCAGCGGCGGACGCCGCCAGCCGCGATGCCACGGCCGGCGCCGAGGCCGCTGCCCAGGCGCTGGCCCACTGCCGTGGCGAATGGCAGGCCAACAGTGCGCAGGTTCCCGAGGATTCACGCGACCCCGTGGCGCTGGGCGAGGCCCTGCGGCAGGCGCAGGCTATGCTCGCCGCGCTGGAACAGGCGCTGGTCGCTGCGCAGGCGGCCGAGCGCCAGGCTGCGGCGGACGCAGCCGGGGCACAGGCTGGACTGGTCTCGGCACAGCAGGCACAGGCCCAGGCGTCTAACCGCCTGGCCGAGGCCGAATCCGTGCTTGCACAGGCGCTCGCGCAGCAAGGCTTTGCCGATGTGCCGGCCCACGCGGCCGCCTGTCTTGGCGACGATGCCATGCAGGCGCTCGACGCGACGCTGCGCGCGTTCGATACCCAGCTGGCCACAGCCGCCGACTGGCGCGAACGCGCCGAGGCCGCCGCGCAAGCGCTGGACGCACCGGATCTGGACGGCCTGCGCGCAGCGCGCGATGCGTCGGCCGCCGCGGTGGAAGCCCTGGTCCGGCAACAGGCCGAGCGCGGCCGTTCGCGCGACACGCTGCTGCAGTGCCAGCTGCGCCTGCAGCAGCTGGACGCGCAGGGGCGCGACATCGAGGCACGCTACGCGGTGCTGGGCCGGCTGGCCGAAGTCGCCAACGGCAACAACCCGCGCCGCATGACCTTCCAGCGCTTCGTGCTGGCCACACTGCTCGATGAGGTGCTGGAAGCCGCTTCGGCGCGTTTGCTGGCGATGAGCCGCGGCCGCTATGTGCTGCAGCGCGTGCGCGAGCAGGCAGACCAGCGCAGTGCGGGCGGACTGGATATCGAAGTGTTCGACCACGATACCGGCGCGGCGCGTCCGGCCAATACGCTGTCAGGTGGCGAGGGCTTCCTCGCGTCGTTGTCGCTGGCGCTGGGGCTGGCCGACGTGGTGCAGTCGCGCGCCGGCGGCATCCAGCTCGATACGCTGTTTGTCGACGAAGGCTTTGGCACGCTCGATCCCGAGAGCCTGGACTTTGCCATCCGTACGCTGCTGGACCTGCAGCAGGCAGGGCGGCTGGTGGGGATCATTTCGCACGTCACCGAATTGCGTGAGCGCATCGACGTGCGGTTGGAGGTGCGCCCTGGGGTTGGCGGCAGCCGGGTACTGTTGACGGGCGTGGCGACCCTCGCGTAA
- a CDS encoding 3-oxoacid CoA-transferase subunit A gives MINKLYDSVEAAVAGIHDGATILIGGFGLAGMPAELIDALIEQGARDLTIVNNNAGNGDTGLAALLKTKRVRKIICSFPRQADSYVFDSLYHAGEIELELVPQGNLAERIRAAGAGIGGFFTRTAYGTPLAEGKETRIIDGQGYVFETPIHADFALIKADTADRWGNLTYRKTARNFGPIMAMAAKCAIVQVSHVVELGEMDPEHIVTPGLFVKRVVKVA, from the coding sequence GTGATCAACAAGCTATACGACTCGGTGGAAGCGGCGGTGGCCGGCATCCACGACGGCGCCACCATCCTGATTGGCGGCTTCGGCCTCGCAGGCATGCCCGCGGAACTGATCGACGCGCTGATCGAGCAAGGCGCGCGCGACCTGACCATCGTCAACAACAACGCCGGCAACGGCGACACCGGGCTGGCCGCGCTGCTCAAGACCAAGCGCGTGCGCAAGATCATCTGCTCGTTCCCGCGCCAGGCGGATTCCTACGTCTTCGATTCGCTCTACCACGCGGGCGAGATCGAGCTGGAACTGGTGCCCCAGGGCAACCTGGCCGAGCGCATCCGCGCCGCCGGTGCCGGCATCGGCGGCTTCTTCACGCGCACCGCCTACGGCACGCCGCTGGCCGAGGGCAAGGAAACGCGCATCATCGACGGCCAGGGCTATGTGTTCGAGACCCCGATCCACGCCGACTTCGCGCTGATCAAGGCCGACACCGCCGACCGCTGGGGCAACCTTACCTATCGCAAGACTGCGCGCAATTTCGGCCCGATCATGGCGATGGCCGCCAAATGCGCCATCGTGCAAGTCAGCCACGTGGTGGAGCTGGGCGAGATGGACCCCGAACACATCGTGACGCCGGGCCTCTTCGTCAAGCGCGTCGTCAAGGTCGCCTGA